In Dolichospermum flos-aquae CCAP 1403/13F, the following proteins share a genomic window:
- a CDS encoding SRPBCC family protein → MSTSNLKNVAYAKLPLLDTLWNQDQQRLLIQGEVFTEIRSHTNWGGAVTACMYVPLVRSHVWQQITDYPRWVQYFPDVTKSEVISRGDVKRLYQAAQKAFLFFTAQVEIYLTVVEVLGQQIHFQMEKGSFTDFHAKLELKDMGNGTLLAYTVQATPNIPIPSIFIEQAMNLELPANLCKMRQVLCNHQ, encoded by the coding sequence ATGTCAACCTCAAATCTTAAAAATGTCGCTTACGCCAAGCTACCTCTATTAGATACCCTTTGGAATCAAGATCAGCAAAGATTACTCATTCAGGGAGAAGTCTTCACAGAAATTCGCTCTCATACTAACTGGGGCGGTGCTGTTACCGCTTGTATGTATGTACCACTAGTTAGATCCCATGTCTGGCAACAAATTACAGATTACCCCCGTTGGGTACAATATTTTCCCGATGTTACTAAAAGCGAAGTTATATCCAGAGGTGATGTCAAGCGTCTGTATCAAGCAGCACAAAAAGCTTTTTTATTTTTTACAGCCCAAGTAGAAATTTATCTGACTGTGGTGGAAGTATTAGGACAGCAAATCCACTTTCAGATGGAAAAAGGCTCATTTACAGATTTTCACGCCAAGTTAGAACTTAAAGATATGGGTAATGGTACTCTGTTAGCTTATACGGTACAAGCCACTCCCAATATTCCCATTCCCTCAATTTTTATTGAACAAGCAATGAATTTGGAGTTACCAGCAAATCTATGTAAAATGCGACAGGTGCTTTGTAATCATCAATAA
- a CDS encoding DUF924 family protein: MSQVTTILDFWFGHPNDPNYGKIQPFWFEKQPDFDAKVRDLFLEDYQQAVAGYLHDWMNSPETCLALILLLDQFPRNMFRDTPQAFATDWEALSLAQHATNKGYDRKLLAVQRWFIYLPFEHSEDPIDQRKCIKLFQQLSHDPYSAKAIESAFRHKEIIARFGRFPHRNAILGRISTPEEEEFLEEPGSSF, translated from the coding sequence ATGTCACAGGTAACAACTATTTTGGATTTTTGGTTTGGTCATCCTAATGACCCAAACTACGGGAAAATTCAACCATTTTGGTTTGAAAAACAACCGGATTTCGATGCTAAAGTCCGCGACCTTTTTCTGGAAGATTACCAACAAGCGGTAGCCGGATATTTGCATGATTGGATGAATTCACCAGAAACTTGTCTAGCTTTAATTCTGTTGCTAGATCAATTTCCCCGAAATATGTTTCGTGATACCCCACAAGCCTTTGCAACGGACTGGGAAGCACTGTCATTAGCGCAACACGCCACAAACAAAGGCTATGATAGAAAATTATTGGCTGTGCAACGCTGGTTCATATATTTACCCTTTGAACACAGTGAAGACCCGATTGATCAACGCAAGTGCATTAAGCTATTTCAACAACTTAGTCATGATCCCTATAGTGCAAAAGCGATTGAATCAGCTTTTCGACACAAGGAAATAATTGCCCGATTTGGTCGTTTTCCCCATCGTAACGCCATTTTAGGACGTATTTCTACCCCAGAGGAAGAAGAATTTTTGGAAGAACCTGGTTCTTCATTTTAA
- a CDS encoding universal stress protein has protein sequence MLARLQSAIGRDDLIEQMVLLPETQKSLAKRGSQTKSANLIVGYNGSPQSHTALDIACWIAYQTSLATNSQVTVQAVYVVEENCNYQYVDIFNVADNKAQLECQLSNISKPVTFRLNQPKRTAILPQLERESRTYLQEADRILWQAKTLAEEWQGSFKSHLRFGNIVKELNQVVELETADILFLGCKSINHPLIETLGHNFPCAVLGIPNCIDE, from the coding sequence ATGTTGGCACGTTTGCAAAGTGCGATAGGTCGTGATGACTTAATTGAACAAATGGTGCTATTACCAGAGACTCAAAAATCATTGGCTAAAAGAGGTTCCCAGACAAAATCAGCTAACTTAATTGTCGGCTATAATGGTTCACCTCAAAGTCATACAGCCCTAGATATTGCCTGTTGGATTGCCTACCAAACGAGTTTAGCAACTAACTCGCAAGTTACAGTTCAAGCTGTTTATGTAGTAGAAGAAAACTGCAATTATCAGTATGTTGATATATTCAATGTTGCTGATAATAAAGCTCAATTAGAATGCCAATTAAGTAATATATCAAAGCCAGTCACGTTCCGATTAAATCAACCCAAAAGAACAGCAATTTTACCGCAGTTAGAAAGAGAATCGAGAACTTATCTCCAGGAAGCAGATAGAATTCTTTGGCAAGCAAAAACTTTAGCCGAAGAATGGCAGGGTTCATTTAAATCTCATTTACGGTTTGGTAACATTGTTAAAGAACTTAATCAGGTTGTGGAATTAGAAACTGCTGATATTCTATTTTTAGGCTGCAAATCTATCAATCATCCGCTGATTGAAACACTAGGTCATAATTTTCCTTGTGCAGTTTTAGGTATTCCTAATTGTATTGATGAATAA
- a CDS encoding DUF4114 domain-containing protein codes for MTKINQSINQSINQSINQSINQSINQSINQSIITSALELAKNQLYSFTNSSDFQTKMQLAFGVAVDSNRFQIAWKNQDFSVIPNIEVRTGSELGGAIGAYAQATNTIYLSQDYLNQNAADIESITSVLLEEIGHAVDAKINIFDTPGDEGAIFSAVVQGKTFEPEQLQQLKVENDHTTITLDSQVLQVEQASIPLREGGQEGRTETITLDGKGLGSAQIFYEMYSVPDRLQLRYEGKVIFDSGFTSGSKTTRFNIPKGNSDKLDVVLTANPSINTTRWQYKIDTTTCPVPSPLEVVLVSGTEEEKDGKCILKGTINIGREGSSPILKVEGTVEYDATTISINGIVSSLIGAGLVKTMPLFKSQFDIDVKTATGSLTEDASFTNQYTLGGMDVDFSSLSINPNGLALGAKFKLIDDLGLPDYFFSGSDALLISQNDVKFGSSVKLSLPNFKDFQLFKFLPVNEFSDFSIEYVAPEDKIKIQGKLVIDPFAKPDEKTITADFAGDNFIQIQGGKADVKGSLAVKDQIKPGKWGLSEVKLDIDTQNKDIGGSAKIVFPFGAKFPPNNSGDLTLGLGFKLPPVELNKVSIKLDNLNVRIPIPSFPFVYFQRVAASVDNWAKSDPDPVEWSGGLGATLGPQFTISGDKYSLIRLDVDAKISSEQLSANGNTTFINDKIVSKDGTVTLNWNKRFYEEKGNFSLFDGFIKTNSGFRTDSSLNIKMNGSASVGIPNFVPLFGGSQLASGNYLLDFSNDGNLSNDFAAAWGTLNIQKFGFEVNMPVGAKLYFDGHFEHMGAKDLPPVGSWAVAANTPWILLSAAWENEIGANVPVQIETPDGRLLNESEFSANNIAFVDELTNLKTKTVIIFNPTEGIWDIEVPDKTGLGSITYNAVTNSQAPTIEITAPVTDITDQNVTISYNAFDSDSNAKVSLFYDTDNQGFDGILIKDSLTETDGAGSFIWNTEGITTGDYYIYGMAMDENNPIALSYGTGRVKVTEAADLSVTTTANTDSVNVGDNLTYTIAVTNNGINNAKGITLTDTLPDGVTFVSASISPTAQSDSSLIFDLGNLEKGKSTTVNVTITPLVTGTLTNTTTVTAKTYDPDATNDTTILDTTVTTAIPFSPDLVLTTNASDAPVNLGDKINYILTVTNNGDGQATGIKLTDNIGSLGVKDVLTTSSQGTATIDSNGNVTAQLGKLNKGGKATVTITATSIVADTLINTAFVTSNEDDFNTTNNFLIQSQAVNAITPTSADLELTQTIDNPNPKIGDEVNFTLTLTNKGVGIASSIKVKDILSSDLDFVSALPEQGIYDSQTGLWDVGNMRDNLTRTLKLTAKANKDVSITNTAEIIAVAETDPDSTPNNNNPNEDDQASVTLNAALATPTLAKTADDIFTIAGGSGNKPKLQIALAESNSNLLNELGVFIVDNAQGKINGIAPGETGYTQSALNKSKVIFSTIANIPNGFDINNLTSLIEFESGNNLRFLLVKNGTIDSVQNGITPTSDILFSDLSSQKITDLGTDGFSLAWKDGSNNNTDFKDLVVNIKSTNDSLPLGTNLQGKQQGEVLDLRGITNNVKANFTVNREAAFNNFVGFYKVADENGGIDIDDNGAVDFRPGDSGYAQAAIKSRVAGIDLRVDNQGTATFTDKTLTGGSIFAPFILTNGRTVDQVLNGQVDQAYFAYLGANSDKVDHIRLLGNNVFGFEDLAGGGDKDYNDIIVKVNLTVV; via the coding sequence ATGACAAAGATCAATCAATCAATCAATCAATCAATCAATCAATCAATCAATCAATCAATCAATCAATCAATCAATCAATCAATCAATCAATCAATTATAACATCAGCATTAGAACTAGCAAAAAATCAGTTATATAGTTTTACAAATAGTTCAGATTTTCAAACTAAAATGCAGTTGGCTTTTGGTGTTGCAGTTGATTCAAATAGGTTTCAAATTGCTTGGAAAAATCAAGATTTCAGTGTAATTCCCAATATTGAAGTTCGTACCGGATCTGAACTTGGTGGAGCAATTGGAGCTTATGCTCAAGCCACTAATACTATCTATTTATCTCAAGATTATCTCAACCAAAATGCAGCCGATATTGAATCTATAACTTCAGTATTATTGGAAGAGATTGGTCATGCTGTAGATGCTAAAATAAATATATTTGATACTCCTGGAGATGAAGGAGCGATTTTTTCAGCCGTTGTTCAAGGAAAGACATTTGAGCCTGAGCAGTTACAACAGTTAAAGGTTGAGAATGATCATACAACTATTACTTTAGATTCTCAAGTATTGCAGGTTGAGCAAGCCAGTATTCCCCTCAGAGAAGGTGGTCAAGAAGGAAGAACTGAAACAATTACATTGGATGGAAAAGGACTTGGATCAGCACAGATTTTCTATGAAATGTATAGCGTTCCTGATCGACTTCAACTTCGTTATGAGGGCAAAGTTATTTTCGATTCAGGGTTCACGTCAGGCAGTAAGACTACGAGATTTAATATTCCCAAAGGAAATTCAGATAAATTAGATGTGGTACTAACTGCTAATCCAAGTATCAATACCACTCGGTGGCAGTATAAGATTGATACTACAACCTGTCCTGTTCCATCACCATTAGAGGTCGTACTTGTAAGTGGTACAGAAGAAGAAAAAGATGGTAAATGTATCCTAAAAGGAACTATCAACATTGGACGAGAAGGATCATCACCAATCCTCAAAGTTGAAGGTACTGTCGAGTACGATGCTACAACAATTAGTATTAATGGAATAGTCTCTTCATTGATTGGTGCTGGTCTTGTAAAAACAATGCCATTATTTAAAAGTCAATTTGATATTGATGTTAAAACTGCTACTGGTTCATTAACGGAAGATGCTAGTTTTACCAATCAGTATACATTGGGTGGAATGGATGTTGATTTTAGCAGTTTGAGTATCAATCCTAATGGATTAGCTCTGGGAGCAAAGTTCAAATTAATTGATGATTTGGGTTTACCTGACTATTTCTTTAGTGGTTCAGATGCACTTTTAATTAGTCAAAATGATGTCAAATTTGGTTCTAGTGTTAAGTTATCTCTACCAAATTTTAAAGATTTTCAGCTTTTTAAGTTTTTGCCTGTTAACGAATTTTCTGATTTTTCCATCGAGTATGTTGCCCCAGAAGACAAAATCAAGATTCAAGGAAAATTAGTAATTGATCCTTTTGCTAAACCAGATGAAAAAACAATTACGGCAGATTTTGCTGGTGATAACTTTATTCAAATTCAAGGTGGAAAAGCAGATGTAAAGGGTTCTCTTGCCGTTAAGGATCAGATTAAACCAGGCAAATGGGGTTTAAGTGAAGTTAAACTGGATATAGACACCCAAAATAAAGATATTGGTGGTAGTGCAAAGATAGTGTTCCCTTTTGGAGCAAAATTTCCACCTAATAATAGTGGGGACTTAACTCTAGGACTTGGTTTTAAATTGCCTCCTGTTGAACTTAATAAAGTATCCATAAAATTAGACAATCTAAATGTTAGAATACCAATCCCAAGTTTTCCTTTTGTTTACTTTCAAAGAGTAGCAGCGAGCGTAGACAATTGGGCTAAATCTGATCCAGATCCTGTTGAATGGAGTGGTGGACTTGGTGCAACACTTGGACCTCAATTTACCATCAGTGGCGATAAATATTCTTTAATTCGTCTTGATGTAGATGCAAAAATCAGTTCAGAACAACTCAGTGCCAATGGAAACACCACTTTTATCAATGATAAAATAGTATCAAAAGATGGAACAGTTACTCTTAATTGGAATAAGAGATTTTACGAAGAAAAAGGCAATTTCTCGCTTTTTGATGGCTTCATTAAGACAAACAGTGGCTTTAGAACTGATTCGAGTCTTAATATTAAGATGAATGGGAGTGCAAGTGTAGGTATACCCAACTTTGTTCCCTTATTTGGTGGTTCACAGCTTGCATCAGGAAACTATTTACTTGACTTCAGTAATGATGGAAATTTATCTAATGACTTTGCAGCAGCGTGGGGTACTTTAAACATTCAAAAATTTGGATTTGAAGTAAATATGCCTGTTGGAGCAAAACTTTACTTTGATGGACATTTTGAACACATGGGAGCTAAAGACTTACCTCCTGTCGGTAGTTGGGCTGTAGCTGCCAATACTCCTTGGATTCTTTTAAGTGCTGCATGGGAAAATGAAATTGGAGCTAACGTACCAGTTCAAATTGAAACTCCTGATGGTCGTCTTCTCAACGAGTCTGAATTTAGTGCAAATAATATTGCCTTTGTTGATGAACTAACTAATTTAAAAACCAAAACAGTCATCATTTTTAATCCCACTGAGGGTATTTGGGATATTGAAGTTCCTGATAAAACAGGATTAGGGAGCATAACATACAATGCTGTTACAAACTCTCAAGCTCCTACTATTGAAATCACTGCACCAGTTACAGACATTACGGATCAGAACGTTACCATTAGTTACAATGCCTTTGATTCCGATTCAAATGCCAAAGTTAGCCTATTTTACGATACTGATAATCAAGGCTTCGATGGCATTTTAATTAAAGATAGTCTTACTGAAACCGATGGTGCTGGTAGTTTTATTTGGAATACAGAAGGTATCACGACTGGAGACTATTACATTTATGGCATGGCAATGGATGAGAATAATCCAATTGCTTTAAGTTATGGAACTGGAAGAGTAAAAGTAACAGAAGCAGCAGACTTATCTGTTACCACAACTGCTAATACCGATTCAGTCAATGTGGGAGATAACCTCACTTACACAATCGCAGTTACTAACAATGGAATCAATAATGCTAAAGGAATAACTCTCACAGATACTTTACCTGATGGAGTAACTTTTGTTTCTGCCAGCATCTCTCCCACTGCTCAATCAGATAGTAGCCTCATTTTTGATTTAGGTAATTTAGAGAAAGGCAAAAGCACTACAGTTAACGTCACTATTACACCTCTAGTAACTGGAACTCTGACTAATACAACCACCGTAACAGCTAAAACCTACGATCCTGATGCGACTAACGATACGACAATTCTAGATACTACTGTCACAACAGCAATACCATTTTCTCCTGATTTGGTACTAACTACAAATGCTAGTGATGCACCAGTAAATTTGGGAGATAAAATTAACTATATCCTCACAGTTACTAATAATGGTGATGGTCAAGCTACAGGTATCAAACTAACCGATAACATTGGCTCATTAGGAGTAAAAGATGTCTTGACTACCTCTAGTCAAGGAACTGCTACGATTGACTCTAACGGTAATGTAACCGCTCAATTAGGCAAACTCAATAAGGGAGGAAAAGCAACAGTTACTATTACCGCTACTTCGATTGTTGCCGATACTCTGATCAATACAGCGTTCGTTACTAGCAATGAAGATGACTTCAATACAACTAATAATTTTTTAATTCAAAGTCAGGCTGTCAATGCAATCACCCCCACATCTGCTGACCTAGAGTTAACCCAGACTATAGACAATCCCAACCCCAAAATTGGTGACGAAGTTAATTTCACCCTCACACTCACAAATAAAGGTGTTGGTATTGCTAGTAGCATCAAAGTCAAAGATATTCTATCCTCTGACCTAGACTTTGTTTCTGCACTTCCCGAACAGGGAATTTATGACAGCCAAACTGGTCTTTGGGATGTAGGGAACATGAGAGACAATCTCACCCGCACATTGAAACTAACTGCTAAGGCGAATAAAGACGTTTCCATTACTAACACAGCAGAAATAATTGCAGTAGCTGAAACTGATCCTGATTCCACACCTAATAACAATAACCCCAATGAAGATGACCAAGCCTCAGTCACCTTAAATGCAGCTTTAGCAACACCCACACTCGCAAAAACTGCTGATGATATCTTCACTATTGCTGGTGGTTCTGGGAACAAACCAAAACTTCAAATTGCCCTTGCAGAATCTAATTCTAATTTGTTGAATGAATTGGGTGTATTTATAGTTGACAATGCTCAAGGCAAAATTAATGGCATTGCTCCGGGAGAAACAGGTTATACCCAATCAGCTTTGAATAAATCAAAAGTGATTTTCTCAACTATTGCTAATATCCCCAATGGATTTGATATCAACAACCTCACAAGCCTAATAGAATTTGAATCTGGCAATAACCTGAGATTCTTATTAGTCAAAAACGGTACAATTGATAGCGTACAGAATGGCATTACCCCAACTTCAGATATACTTTTCTCCGACCTCTCAAGCCAAAAAATTACAGACTTGGGTACTGATGGTTTCTCCTTAGCTTGGAAAGATGGATCTAATAATAATACTGACTTCAAAGATTTGGTAGTCAACATTAAATCCACAAATGACTCTTTACCCTTGGGGACAAATCTGCAAGGAAAGCAACAAGGAGAAGTCCTTGATTTACGCGGGATAACCAACAATGTAAAAGCTAATTTTACCGTTAATAGAGAAGCAGCTTTTAACAACTTTGTCGGCTTTTATAAAGTAGCAGATGAAAATGGTGGAATTGATATTGATGACAATGGTGCTGTTGATTTCCGTCCCGGTGACTCAGGTTATGCTCAAGCGGCTATAAAGAGTCGTGTGGCGGGAATTGATCTCAGAGTTGATAACCAAGGAACCGCGACTTTTACAGATAAAACATTGACAGGAGGAAGTATTTTTGCACCGTTTATTCTTACTAATGGTCGGACAGTAGATCAAGTTCTGAATGGACAAGTTGACCAAGCTTACTTTGCCTATTTAGGAGCTAATAGTGATAAGGTAGATCACATTCGTTTGTTAGGAAATAACGTCTTTGGTTTTGAAGATTTAGCAGGTGGGGGAGATAAGGATTACAATGATATTATTGTCAAAGTAAATTTGACTGTCGTTTAG
- a CDS encoding RNA-guided endonuclease InsQ/TnpB family protein, with the protein MLLSFKTALIPNNRQITAFRKASGVARHAYNWANAQIIDILATRKEGEKLKLPSAIDLHKKLVAEVKSEHAWYYEVNKNVPQKALTDLRQAWDRCFSKTSKQPRFKKKGQHDSFYLESGTKAKPLIKNDGKRIELPSIGWVRLAIPLPITVTHNCVISRQADKWFISVKYEVESVAVPLRNYGQKR; encoded by the coding sequence ATGCTTTTATCATTCAAAACTGCACTAATTCCAAATAACCGACAGATTACAGCTTTTCGCAAGGCTTCTGGAGTCGCTAGACACGCTTACAACTGGGCAAATGCTCAAATCATAGATATTTTAGCTACTCGCAAAGAAGGCGAAAAACTTAAATTACCATCAGCGATTGACTTGCATAAAAAGTTAGTCGCCGAGGTTAAATCTGAACACGCTTGGTATTACGAAGTTAACAAAAATGTCCCACAAAAGGCGTTAACTGACTTACGCCAAGCATGGGATAGGTGTTTTTCCAAAACATCGAAACAACCCCGATTCAAGAAAAAAGGACAGCACGATTCTTTTTATTTAGAGTCAGGGACTAAGGCGAAACCGTTAATTAAAAACGATGGTAAAAGAATTGAATTACCGTCAATTGGCTGGGTACGATTAGCCATACCTTTACCGATTACAGTAACTCATAATTGCGTGATTTCTAGACAGGCTGATAAATGGTTTATTTCTGTTAAATACGAAGTTGAAAGCGTAGCGGTTCCTTTGAGGAACTACGGTCAGAAACGGTAA